In the Portunus trituberculatus isolate SZX2019 chromosome 21, ASM1759143v1, whole genome shotgun sequence genome, one interval contains:
- the LOC123507145 gene encoding uncharacterized protein LOC123507145: MMPWPTLCKVFAVVAVVIIFFMVVLVNQLDIKSIPLGLAELPRSLHFLPTSTESPASVPPSGCKCSRAWRVPDWITSFMNISVPLTNATTAQELKERHPNLAIELLFGAKASKSQCSLLPNIKSIDWDNTLWQRATLDTNETFLLYSAFLDPGTDGRASLRLLGVSRSKAPPLAWCHIWFSSDAPPLPVRVTSVDYLDYQNRNSDRQMPYLLSCALPPDTSHGVPLAVSLVSEPCAPANNLLKVSGARERLVSAYRSHVAPPNPTKLVRGWAAAVCGPALFYYHEDFSLRLVEWLELLRAQGFSQVFLYVTDVHPNINKVLRHYTQEGFVQVTDYTYPPPYVNDPNLRRLWTLVERIKMFAQENVYFTDCVLRHMHQYRFLAHFDPDEVPILPRHENFTHFLDDFIASIRGKAPAGFRLQWNYFYSNIGPGREAADLPDSLWALRHTHRQAEHMKRPGSNKFKPIFDMNVVRGVFSHGPVLCTKGRCSHNNLRNVPPEEAFLGHFKLNCDGQCNQTLASDPTLLKYRKQVTTRALKVMATLNLV, encoded by the exons ATGATGCCTTGGCCAACGTTGTGCAA AGTCTTTGCCGTGGTGGCAGtggtcatcatcttcttcatggTGGTGCTGGTCAACCAACTGGACATTAAGTCCATCCCTCTAGGTCTAGCCGAACTCCCACGATCCTTACACTTCCTTCCCACATCCACTGAAAGCCCTGCCAGTGTCCCTCCCTCGGGCTGCAAGTGTTCCAGGGCGTGGCGTGTTCCAGATTGGATAACGTCGTTCATGAACATCTCCGTGCCTTTGACCAACGCCACCACCGCCCAGGAGTTGAAGGAGCGACACCCGAACCTGGCTATAGAGTTGTTGTTCGGTGCCAAGGCTAGCAAGTCGCAGTGCTCCCTGCTCCCGAACATCAAAAG CATTGACTGGGATAACACACTCTGGCAGCGAGCGACTCTTGACACCAACGAGACGTTTTTGCTGTATTCCGCCTTTTTGGATCCAGGGACag ACGGCAGGGCGTCCCTCAGGCTGCTGGGCGTGTCGAGAAGCAAggctcctcctcttgcctggTGCCACATTTGGTTCAGCTCAGACGCGCCGCCGCTGCCTGTCAGAGTTACTAGCGTGG ACTACCTAGACTACCAGAACAGAAACAGTGACCGCCAGATGCCGTACCTGCTGAGCTGTGCCCTGCCCCCAGACACCAGCCACGGCGTGCCCCTCGCTGTCTCGCTTGTCTCTGAGCCCTGTGCGCCAGCCAACAATCTGCTGAAG GTGAGCGGTGCCAGGGAGCGTCTTGTGTCTGCCTACAGGTCTCACGTGGCGCCTCCCAACCCCACCAA GCTGGTGCGTGGGTGGGCGGCGGCGGTGTGCGGGCCGGCGCTGTTCTACTACCACGAGGACTTCTCGCTGCGCCTGGTGGAGTGGTTGGAGCTGCTGAGGGCGCAGGGCTTCAGCCAGGTGTTCCTCTACGTGACTGATGTGCACCCAAATATCAACAAGGTGTTGCGTCACTACACGCAGGAAGGCTTCGTGCAGGTCACTGATTACACCTACCCGCCGCCCTACGTCAACGATCCCAACCTCAGGAG GCTGTGGACTCTGGTGGAACGAATAAAGATGTTTGCCCAGGAGAACGTGTACTTCACTGACTGTGTTCTGCGCCACATGCACCAGTACCGCTTCCTTGCCCACTTTGACCCGGACGAGGTACCCATCCTGCCCCGCCACGAGAACTTCACCCACTTCCTCGATGACTTCATTGCAAG CATAAGAGGAAAGGCACCTGCGGGGTTCAGACTGCAGTGGAATTACTTCTACAGCAACATTGGGCCGGGAAGGGAGGCTGCAGACCTGCCAGATTCCCTGTGGGCACTGCGTCACACTCATCGTCAGGCGGAGCACATGAAAAGACCCGGCTCAAATAAATTCAAACCCATCTTTGATATGAATGTTGTGAGGGGTGTCTTCTCTCACGGGCCGGTGCTGTGTACGAAAG GTCGGTGTAGTCATAATAACTTGAGGAATGTACCCCCCGAGGAAGCTTTTCTGGGACACTTCAAGCTGAACTGTGATGGGCAATGCAACCAAACCCTCGCCTCTGACCCCACGCTACTCAAGTACAGGAAACAAGTCACCACCAGGGCGCTCAAGGTGATGGCCACGCTGAACTTGGTGTAG